The following proteins are co-located in the Myroides profundi genome:
- a CDS encoding NADPH-dependent FMN reductase, producing the protein MRILGFAASTSSTSINKKLVEYTVPLFPAGEVEVIDLNDYIVPPFSVDQEKQGFPEGAKLFLEKIKQSDAIICSMSEHNRNWTACFKNLFDWCSRIELKLFQERPMFLMSTSPGGYGGQNSLNLAKTVFPQFGGQVKDSFALPKYYENFDEVNGIVNSELAAELKEKIEKYRSELNEVAL; encoded by the coding sequence ATGAGAATATTAGGATTTGCAGCAAGTACATCGAGTACTTCTATTAATAAAAAGTTAGTTGAGTATACCGTGCCTTTGTTTCCAGCAGGAGAAGTGGAAGTGATAGATCTGAATGATTATATAGTACCTCCATTTTCTGTAGATCAAGAGAAACAAGGTTTTCCAGAAGGAGCGAAGTTATTCTTAGAAAAGATAAAGCAGTCTGATGCTATCATCTGTTCTATGTCTGAACACAATCGCAACTGGACAGCATGCTTTAAAAACTTGTTTGATTGGTGTTCTAGAATAGAGTTAAAGCTATTCCAAGAGCGACCGATGTTCTTAATGTCTACTTCACCAGGAGGATATGGAGGTCAGAATTCATTAAACCTTGCTAAGACAGTGTTCCCTCAGTTTGGAGGACAAGTAAAGGACAGCTTTGCATTGCCTAAGTATTATGAAAATTTTGATGAGGTGAATGGTATTGTAAATAGTGAGCTCGCAGCAGAACTAAAAGAGAAAATCGAAAAGTATAGAAGTGAATTAAACGAAGTAGCTTTATAA
- a CDS encoding GNAT family N-acetyltransferase has translation MKEEFVNLEVNKNADTNRFELTVDGHTAFIDYAEEGNIIKLIHTESPEELAGRGVATALIEKSLMYIEEHNYELYPLCPLVYAYIKRHPEWKRIVSGAFPAYDKL, from the coding sequence ATGAAAGAAGAATTTGTAAATTTAGAAGTAAATAAAAATGCTGATACTAACCGTTTTGAATTAACAGTAGATGGTCATACTGCATTTATAGATTATGCTGAAGAAGGTAATATTATTAAACTTATTCATACAGAGAGCCCAGAAGAGCTAGCAGGTAGAGGAGTGGCTACTGCTCTAATCGAGAAGAGTCTGATGTATATAGAAGAGCATAACTATGAGCTGTACCCATTATGTCCGTTAGTGTATGCTTATATTAAGCGTCATCCAGAATGGAAGAGAATAGTATCTGGAGCGTTTCCTGCATACGATAAACTATAA
- a CDS encoding DUF4369 domain-containing protein, with the protein MKKIVCALLLATGALFVSCNKEETKGNLTVTGKVDGFKQGKLYLFQIQDTVFKAIDSLNVKGDANFKFDLNIDSPEVFYLTLDRGHSNSQDNQIMFFAEPGQMTINTTLKNFYNDAKVTGSKSQEVYDEYLKTRSLIIDKQNGLLVDIFNAEKEQNTAKKDSLNNLSKKLTIRKYLNAVNFAINHKDSDASPYIALTDLYNAHTKLLDTIYNSLSPEVTSRKYGKQLNEYIKERKESEAQVTTTQNTTTEVQE; encoded by the coding sequence ATGAAAAAAATTGTTTGTGCTCTTTTACTTGCTACTGGAGCGTTATTCGTGTCTTGTAATAAAGAGGAAACTAAAGGCAACCTTACTGTTACAGGTAAAGTAGATGGATTTAAACAAGGTAAGTTATACCTATTTCAGATTCAAGATACTGTATTTAAAGCAATAGATTCATTAAATGTAAAAGGAGATGCTAACTTTAAGTTTGACTTAAATATTGACTCTCCTGAAGTATTCTATTTAACCTTAGACCGTGGTCATTCTAACTCTCAGGATAATCAAATTATGTTCTTCGCAGAGCCAGGACAGATGACGATCAACACGACTCTTAAGAACTTCTATAACGATGCTAAAGTTACAGGATCAAAGTCTCAAGAGGTGTATGATGAATACTTAAAAACACGTTCTTTAATCATCGATAAACAGAATGGTTTATTAGTAGACATCTTTAATGCTGAAAAAGAACAAAACACAGCTAAAAAAGATAGCCTTAATAATCTATCTAAGAAACTTACAATCAGAAAGTATCTTAATGCTGTAAACTTTGCTATTAATCATAAAGACTCTGATGCGAGTCCTTATATCGCATTGACAGATTTATACAATGCTCATACTAAGTTATTAGATACGATCTATAACTCTCTATCTCCTGAAGTAACTTCTCGTAAATACGGAAAGCAACTTAATGAGTATATCAAAGAGAGAAAAGAATCAGAAGCACAAGTGACGACTACTCAGAATACAACTACTGAAGTTCAAGAATAA
- a CDS encoding YbaB/EbfC family nucleoid-associated protein: protein MFGDLMGMMGKLQETQAKIEETKKRLDTVLVDDQSNDGLLQVTMTANRTIRSLSISDELMEDKEQLEDYLVMVLNRAIEKASAINEAELAAAAKDGMPNIPGLDLFK from the coding sequence ATGTTTGGAGACTTAATGGGCATGATGGGTAAACTACAAGAGACCCAAGCTAAGATAGAAGAAACAAAGAAGAGATTAGACACCGTATTAGTAGATGATCAGAGTAATGATGGGTTACTACAAGTGACGATGACTGCTAATAGAACTATTCGTTCTTTATCTATCAGTGATGAACTAATGGAGGACAAAGAACAACTAGAAGACTACTTAGTCATGGTACTTAACCGTGCTATCGAAAAAGCGTCTGCTATCAATGAAGCAGAATTAGCTGCGGCAGCTAAAGATGGAATGCCGAATATCCCTGGACTAGATCTATTTAAATAA
- a CDS encoding hydrolase: MASLPIRDKKQDHLLTGENAALIVIDYQPVQVNSIASMDRQLLLNNIRGTVNAAKLYDMPIILSTVNVKTGLNKETVPQLRKHLEGVPSYDRTTINSWEDKEFVEAVKAAGRKKLIMTALWTEACLTFPVMDALQEGYEVYIVVDAVGGTSKEAHDAAIMRMVQAGAKPISVVQLFCELQRDWNRTETAEGFMKLFTELGGTAGIQFGYDLAE, encoded by the coding sequence ATGGCAAGTTTACCAATTAGAGACAAAAAACAAGATCACTTATTAACAGGTGAGAACGCAGCATTAATCGTTATTGATTATCAACCAGTACAAGTAAATTCTATCGCTTCTATGGATAGACAGTTACTATTAAACAATATTAGAGGAACTGTAAATGCAGCTAAACTGTATGATATGCCTATCATTCTATCTACAGTGAATGTGAAAACAGGATTAAATAAAGAGACTGTTCCTCAACTGAGAAAACATTTAGAAGGCGTGCCTTCTTATGATAGAACGACGATTAACTCATGGGAAGATAAGGAGTTCGTAGAGGCTGTAAAAGCTGCAGGTAGAAAAAAATTAATCATGACAGCACTGTGGACAGAAGCATGTCTTACATTCCCAGTGATGGATGCGTTACAAGAGGGATATGAGGTATATATCGTGGTAGATGCTGTAGGAGGTACTTCTAAAGAGGCACATGATGCTGCGATTATGAGAATGGTACAGGCAGGTGCTAAACCAATTAGCGTAGTACAGTTATTCTGTGAATTACAACGTGACTGGAATCGTACAGAAACTGCAGAAGGATTCATGAAGTTATTTACAGAACTAGGAGGTACAGCAGGTATTCAGTTTGGATACGATCTAGCGGAGTAA